One region of Culex pipiens pallens isolate TS chromosome 2, TS_CPP_V2, whole genome shotgun sequence genomic DNA includes:
- the LOC120427334 gene encoding uncharacterized protein LOC120427334, with translation MSSSESSSEKAPSVESISHSFEQLKSKFLAILEDHFFGNFQHDWRNAGPERKALVEESLPSFESLSDESGSFLVLDGKKVSLDWFRMAAAKASEESLAAAPDPAAVPSTSAANPYAVGVASFFPESVDRFNTHRSRSRHGMRDRLLVDEVQFDKEKLGVTHKHPSQLATQLDPHYRSEISYRPRIHNFMRVDAIHQFREASRKQFETYYRQEYIHELTQVEKTEKQHHRDLRARCTELREALRELRKLRFRSSMRVMDMVKPYYDETARWEAELHERRKQMELLWNRVIQLESLWVPRIKYQNFQYLIMPKQWRLEHDWIHMDEEGKLEGYPESIEKRDTANLRKLEGQNDIWAVKKFYEEEYQAKSRPVHAVFKDSASLLKGVAELDVNSMTLLNRLNLLSWVKLDAEKESKEVQLHYKNMIANLKYSIEDLEQKKNSLEKRSTLLKDMFDEIVRNPLRKCVENERTRTIESLLYVLYKHFLPPDQRENALRFSGTESFMYIFDVVTQLLSDFDKIPPHLIHSVEKRVRFLRWRKMKKAKKAAEEDQRHKLMAIQLERSLAPRYVKPPKTGKLPRSRLKKKPVPEVVIPPVVTKLDKIFFLAFGTDAVMSDEERANFEVDLVYHNYFSVQFDQFLRSIGYEPDYGGVTRVELRDGPETNFFKRKELIPEVMRRIERWERMQESIKQRLLKQMVAP, from the coding sequence ATGTCCTCTTCCGAGAGCTCCTCGGAAAAAGCACCCAGCGTCGAGTCCATATCGCACTCCTTCGAGCAACTCAAGTCCAAGTTTCTCGCCATCCTAGAGGACCATTTTTTCGGTAACTTCCAGCATGACTGGCGTAATGCAGGCCCGGAAAGGAAAGCGTTAGTCGAAGAATCGCTGCCATCGTTCGAAAGCCTCAGCGACGAAAGCGGCAGCTTCTTGGTGCTGGACGGGAAGAAGGTCTCCCTGGACTGGTTCCGCATGGCGGCTGCAAAAGCATCGGAGGAGTCGCTTGCAGCGGCACCTGATCCAGCAGCAGTTCCTTCCACCAGCGCAGCCAACCCGTACGCCGTCGGAGTTGCTTCGTTCTTCCCGGAATCAGTCGATCGTTTCAACACCCACCGAAGTCGATCTCGGCACGGAATGCGCGATCGACTGCTCGTTGATGAAGTCCAATTCGACAAAGAAAAACTAGGAGTAACCCACAAACATCCCTCACAGCTCGCAACCCAGCTGGATCCGCACTACCGCAGTGAGATCTCCTACCGTCCACGAATCCACAACTTTATGCGCGTTGACGCCATCCACCAGTTCCGGGAAGCTTCCCGCAAGCAGTTCGAGACGTACTACCGGCAGGAGTACATCCACGAACTGACCCAGGTGGAGAAAACCGAGAAACAGCACCACCGGGACCTTCGTGCACGCTGTACGGAGCTTCGCGAGGCGCTGCGTGAACTACGGAAGCTACGCTTCCGGTCGTCGATGCGCGTCATGGACATGGTCAAGCCGTACTACGATGAGACGGCCCGTTGGGAGGCCGAGCTGCACGAGCGTCGCAAGCAGATGGAGCTGCTGTGGAATCGGGTGATTCAGCTAGAGAGCTTGTGGGTTCCCAGGATCAAGTATCAGAACTTCCAATATCTGATCATGCCGAAGCAGTGGCGGCTCGAGCACGACTGGATTCACATGGATGAGGAGGGTAAGCTGGAAGGCTATCCGGAGTCGATTGAGAAGCGTGATACGGCGAATTTGCGCAAGTTAGAAGGTCAGAACGATATCTGGGCTGTTAAGAAGTTCTACGAGGAGGAGTATCAGGCGAAAAGCCGACCGGTGCACGCCGTATTCAAAGACAGTGCGAGCTTGCTGAAAGGTGTCGCAGAACTTGACGTGAACTCGATGACCCTGCTGAATCGACTCAATTTGCTGAGCTGGGTCAAGCTGGATGCGGAAAAGGAATCCAAAGAAGTCCAGCTGCACTACAAAAACATGATTGCAAATCTCAAGTACTCGATCGAAGACCTGGAGCAGAAGAAGAACAGTTTGGAGAAGCGCTCGACCTTACTCAAAGATATGTTTGATGAAATTGTGCGCAACCCTCTAAGAAAGTGCGTCGAGAACGAACGAACCAGAACCATCGAATCACTCCTTTACGTTCTATACAAGCACTTTCTACCACCGGATCAGCGCGAAAACGCACTTAGATTCTCCGGAACCGAGAGTTTCATGTACATCTTTGACGTAGTCACCCAACTCCTATCCGATTTCGACAAGATCCCACCACACCTGATCCACTCCGTAGAGAAGCGAGTACGCTTCCTCCGCTGGCGCAAGATGAAGAAAGCCAAGAAAGCCGCCGAAGAGGACCAGCGGCACAAGCTGATGGCCATCCAGCTGGAACGAAGTCTTGCCCCACGCTACGTGAAGCCTCCAAAAACCGGAAAGCTGCCACGATCTCGTCTCAAGAAGAAACCCGTCCCGGAAGTCGTGATCCCGCCCGTCGTCACCAAGCTGGACAAAATCTTCTTCCTGGCGTTCGGGACGGACGCCGTGATGAGCGACGAGGAGAGGGCCAACTTTGAGGTGGATCTGGTGTACCATAACTACTTTTCGGTGCAGTTTGATCAGTTCCTGAGGTCGATCGGGTACGAGCCGGACTATGGGGGTGTGACGCGGGTGGAGCTGCGTGATGGGCCGGAAACGAACTTCTTCAAGCGGAAGGAGCTCATTCCGGAGGTGATGCGGCGGATTGAGCGGTGGGAGCGGATGCAGGAGAGCATCAAGCAGAGGCTGTTGAAGCAAATGGTGGCGCCGTAG